GACTAGCAATGAGATAATGGTCTTCTATAACCCGGTTCGCATACAAACGAAGAAATAATAATCGTAAGTCTTCTGGGTTATTAGACAAATCTAACATCCCATCCGATGCCGATGGAACTGTAAAGGAAGCCGGTGCAGACTATAACAGGGCCTCACCGGCCCAGGGTAAATCTGATGGTCTAAATAATAAAGACGCTTCAGGCAACGGCAGCAAAGAAACCCGAATGTATAATCCCGCCCCAGTAAGGCAAACTAAATGAAGCGGTAACGATATATTTTCTAATTGAAGGAAAACAACGAGAAACGCGATGAAATGGAAAAGCAGGATATCTATTTATTGTATATTGAAGAATATAATTCCTCCAATAGGTTTCACCACAGCTTTTCTGTTGCGGAGGCTTATTGTAAATGGTAAATAATAATGCAGCAAAAATGGTAAATATGAATGCAGCAGATTCGATAACAATACTGCAGCAAGAATGGTAACAATGGTACAGCAAAATCGGTAACAATTGTTACACAATCCGGCAAAAGTAGTCTGTTATCAGGAACCTTCAAAAATAGTTTTACGATTCTTCAATCTGTAACTTTCACCACTAAAGTTTATGACTTCACAATGGTAAAGTAGCCGGTCCAGTAAAGCCGTAGCTATGACCTCATCATCCAGCTGTTTGCTCCAGTCTGAAGGCTTCTTATTTGTAGTGATGATTATTGACGTAGATTCATAAATCTGATTGATAAAATTGAAAAATGATATTGCCAGGTTCTTCTCCAGCGGGAAGAGCATAATATCATCAATAACGAGAAGGTTAGCCTTTAATAGTCGTTTATATTCAACCTGCTGGGTTTTAACAAAGTCCTTCGTCTTAAGCATATTTACCAGGTCATCCATTCTTCTGAAGTAGGCGTTATATCCAGCCTTTACAGCATCCTGACACAAACCTGCAGCTAAAAATGTCTTGCCAGTTCCACTCGGCCCCATCAGAACAATATTAAATAATTGATCTACCCAATTCAATTCTCTAAGTTGCTTTAAGCGACCAGGACTAATTTCATCCTCTGATCCTGTTTTGTAATGATTCAGGTCTGACATCTGAGGTAACCAGGCTGCCTTTTCCCGTTTGTTCAAGTCTTTTACAGAGCGGTGTGTTGCTTCCGTTTCCAGTATTTGGCTTAGGAACTTTACATATCCCATCTCTTGTTGTTCTGCTTCAGTGATTAATGCCTTTATTCCATTGCTAATACCACCCAGCCTAAAAGCTGTACATAATTCGCGGATTCGTTGCTTTTCTGTTTCCATATAATTTTGTGATTTAAAAATGAGCGGCCACGCTTTGCCTGGCCGCTTTATCGGATTTAATTGAAGATTATATCATAGTTGATCAACTTGCTCCTGGCTGGTTCTGTGTTGGCTTTTTGTTGAACAGGAGCTGTTAATGGGTTATTGGTGATCGTATTTGCAGGGACTATTTCTTGTTGTTGTAGCTTCCCAAGATGCTCTGCAACAGACTTAAAATCAGACGCACTGTAGATATGATATTGGCTACAATAGTACAAGGTTTCAAGCGCTAAGACTGGTTCCAGCTTATTTACTATAGTCTTTAGCAATTGTATCTGATCGCGTATATATCGCGGTTTCTCTGTCTTAAGTTGGAAGACCCATCCCAATGCCTCCTTCTGATCAGTAAAAAGAGTCGCAAACTCTTGCATCATCTCCAGGATTGCCCGGGATTTGTCTCTACCATGGTCAGTTTGTAAGATCTTCTGTCCTTTAAGTGGTGAGATTATATGGCGACAAAGCTCTTGTTTTTCGGTATTTAAAATAACTAATTCCTGTTCTTCCCTGATCACCAGTACCCGGCTTTGACGATCTTTATATGTGCCAAGTGGCAATGAGTAAAAATTACTTTTCCAACTGATTGTGTTATCTTTTCGTACAGCATAGGAACTATATTCTGGTTCCATCATTTTAACAGGGGTATAGGGATATAGAAAGGTCACTTCATTTTCCATTTCTTCAGCTGGTATTAACTTTGTGGTGCCGTGGATTAATGCATTGGCTGTACGTTTGAGCCAGGCCAGTACTTCTTCATTCACCAACTGAACATCTTTAAAAAATCGCCCATATAGAAAATTTCTTTTCACATACTTTACGACATTTTCTATTTTCCCCTTGGACTCAGGATCTGCCGCACGGCAGAAATAGGTTTTAAGAGGTCGCTGAGAGATATACTGCCGAAAATGTTCGGTAAGGATCAGATCTCCCCAATTCTCGTCAACCATAAATAATCGGTCCTGGT
This window of the Chitinophaga sancti genome carries:
- the istB gene encoding IS21-like element helper ATPase IstB, producing the protein METEKQRIRELCTAFRLGGISNGIKALITEAEQQEMGYVKFLSQILETEATHRSVKDLNKREKAAWLPQMSDLNHYKTGSEDEISPGRLKQLRELNWVDQLFNIVLMGPSGTGKTFLAAGLCQDAVKAGYNAYFRRMDDLVNMLKTKDFVKTQQVEYKRLLKANLLVIDDIMLFPLEKNLAISFFNFINQIYESTSIIITTNKKPSDWSKQLDDEVIATALLDRLLYHCEVINFSGESYRLKNRKTIFEGS
- the istA gene encoding IS21 family transposase, with protein sequence MTYQRIHQLYRDKHSIRSISRITGLNWRTVKLQLSMSEEDFLTISQQKKGRKKLLLEFEDFIYNRLRSLPDTSSAQIHDLLKEQFPGFGPISPKTVYNFVMAIRAKYSLSVEEPTRQYQMVAELPYGQQAQVDFGFYNMRTTEGRTRKVQFFCMSLSRSRFKYVLFTDRPFTTITVIEAHERAFSHFGGMPQELVYDQDRLFMVDENWGDLILTEHFRQYISQRPLKTYFCRAADPESKGKIENVVKYVKRNFLYGRFFKDVQLVNEEVLAWLKRTANALIHGTTKLIPAEEMENEVTFLYPYTPVKMMEPEYSSYAVRKDNTISWKSNFYSLPLGTYKDRQSRVLVIREEQELVILNTEKQELCRHIISPLKGQKILQTDHGRDKSRAILEMMQEFATLFTDQKEALGWVFQLKTEKPRYIRDQIQLLKTIVNKLEPVLALETLYYCSQYHIYSASDFKSVAEHLGKLQQQEIVPANTITNNPLTAPVQQKANTEPARSKLINYDIIFN